DNA sequence from the Paramormyrops kingsleyae isolate MSU_618 chromosome 14, PKINGS_0.4, whole genome shotgun sequence genome:
ATTTCCCTTTATTCTGCTCGACGACTTCTCATGCAGACCCGGGGTCGGTCCCGGGGAGCCCGATGGCCCACTCGGAGCCGTATTGGCGTTCTTCAGGCAGTGCGCAGAGCGAGAACGTCGTTACGGTCATTTAAAGCCTGACGAAGGGTGTGATGCTGCTAGACCAGAGGGAGGCCATGCGCTCGCGTCAGTGACCAAGCCTCTGCAATCTGCGGCGCTCCGCTGGGTCTGGGCCGGGCGCCAGGCCCGCCAGTATCAGAACCCTCCCCCCCATGCTTTGGTACAATCCTGTAAATGATGCTGGGGCCGGCCCACGTTCTCCGGCATCCTCGTGGGAAGCGGGGGAATACAATAAGCAGAGAGCCGGTTATTTGCTTTCGGGCTCTAATTCCAAGAGTCTTGTTGCCAGGGGTTACTGCATCTGTTTGTGGAGGAAAATAAATCGGAGCGTGTGAGCGAACTCTCCTTTCAGGGACCCCCTCCCTGCAGAGACCAACAGGCTTTCAGGATGACTGGCTTCTCCTGCTCAGTGTGCGTGTGTCCGTCGTGATGAGCGGGCAGTGTTCTAAGGGGACTTTTGtccactccccacccccccccccaagaggctTGCTTGTTTTGGCTGGTCTCTGAGACGCATCGTTTAGCAGAACACATGCTGCCTTAACGAGGCCCAAAGTTGTCTTTGAAGCCTGTgccagtcttttttttttttctccccccccccctttggggGAGAGCGGGAACAGACCGAGCAGTTTGCCTAGCGTGCTGTTCGTAATCTCGGCAAGATTGGCCACCGAGATGAAATGCGGCCTCTTTATCTGCGCCTCTGCCCCCATGTGACCCATGTGAACGACCTCTATCCTCTGCCTCAGAAATTTGCCGCTTTGTGTCTTGCTTACATGAATGTGgcattaacaatcataatatttATCGGTGTCGTGTTTTATGTTTATCTGCTTGGTAGAGCAGTCGACGCACACAGGGGGTTTGAACTCCCTAGTAGCTTGTGTGTTCATATTAAGTGAATTGCTAACGTTTAATTCTATCACCTGTGCCAAGGTGAGAGAAGGTAGCAGATGTCCTTCTGGAGGGTGACCGGGGTGCTGAAATTAAAGTTAAATTGTAGCCCCCAGTTCTGTGCTCAGTCTGGGCACTAAGTGGCTCAGCAGGTGAGGGATCTGCATCTGGAAgggtgtgggttcaaatcccatagatGGCAGACTAACTGTATCACCCTTGAGTCCTTGAGCTTGGCCCTTATCCCCAGCTGATTGGGGGTCTGCTGGGTGCTGCTCCCTGACCTCAAGCTGTCCTTgcttgtttttaaatatattttacccccccccccttccccctgcCACACAGTTTACACTGGGATGTGTTTTGGGTCCCATAATGTTACAAGGGGTCTGGCTGAGTGTGGCAGGGAGGGGGCGCAGCGAGGTCTCTGCGAGGGGTGGTGTGCTTGGTCTCTATCATGGGGGTGTGCTGAGGGGCTGTCCTCAAATGCCCCCACTCCTACACTGATATTcggtcccccgcccccccccccatttcagcaGCCTGCCTGCTGTTtatcctcttcctcctcacctccagtcacctcccccccccccccccctgccagcaCCGAAACAGACTATCTAGGTAGAACAGGCAGGAAGCGATGGTTTGCTCTCCAATTTCACTAAATGAATTATAGATTTTCAATGGCTTTAAGTGAAGATGCTTTGGCTGATGCCATTGGCTGTCTTCACTGGCTGGGAAATTGAAGCTGTCTGTCCATGTGAATGTGGGAGAGCTTCGGTGTCGGAGCTGCAGCCCTTGATCCAAAGCGACAGCCATCGGCCCGGCCGCCTACGGCTTCGTCAGGACCGCAGCGTGACCTTGCACTGATTTCCCTGTGTTCCTCAGCATGTGTTGGCACATGCCGTTTGTCACGGGCTCGGACAGTGATTTGAAGGGGGCTGCTGTCATTATGGTCTGCATGTGAGAGTCTGTAGCTaaaacagccccccctcccccaagacaCCTGACAGCTCCCAGCATCACCTAAGCACCTGGTCGCCGTTGTTCCGCATCCTCAAAACGAGCCGTCATACAGACACCATCAAAAGTGCGGCCGATGTCATTTTTGTACCCGGCAAACTTGCAAAGCGATCCAGGCTTTGTCTGACGACAAGAAGCATCTGCGTCTTATTTGCTTGATTGTCACGTTTCCGAGGTGCCAGAATCGAGAACTGCAAGAATGGTGCGTAAAGGAGGGGGCGGGAGAGAGTCTCGTCGCATCCGACCGCCGCTGCAGATTTCGCATTTACCTCTGGTTTGATGAGATTTGCAGAATGACTTTCACAGGTCAGTGCATGAGGAACAGCAGGCGAGTCGTTTAGATTTACAAATGATCCCGTATTTCAACCTGTTTATACAGTATGAATATCTCAGAGATTAAGTCCGTGCCCCCCATCCTCAAGAATACAACACCAGTGCTCTTGTTGGATTAGAAATGGCTGCCTTTAAGCATTGCACTGTGACCTGAATTACTTTGACTCATTacaattcattcatttattggATACTTATGGACTTGCGGAAAGGTTGCAGTTTGGGTGCCTCCTGGggtttgaacccacaaccttcgtGGTGTTAGCACAGCGTTGTACTTGCTGCTGTAGCAGCTTTTCCCCCTTCCTTAATAAAAAAGGTGCACGTTGGCAAAGGTTAGATGTTTATGAAACAGACGGGACGCACCATTGATGCGTTAGGTAACGGAGTAGAGGAGTGTTccgcctgtgtttgtgtgtgttgtctAAGATGTATGAGTCAGTAAGGGGGCTGGCTTGTAGAGGGGACTGGGGTGGTCTGTCTGACCCATTGCTGGTGTgtctgactggggggggggtgggctgtgCATTTTCTGAGTATTTTTGGCGTCAGCAAGGCATGTTTTGGGCTTAGGGTCTTGAAGATTGGAGGCATTTTGATGTCCCAGTGGGTCATTGCCCTCCCATTATGCCCCAGACGGGGCGGTAATTGGTGGTGGATGGCGGAACACGTTGGCAGAGCAGAGGGGAGAGGCGACAGGATGACACagatttcgggggggggggggggggtgctggacTGGAGAAGAGAATTAGATAAGGAAGGAGAAAAATGCTGGTTTTGCCTGGACGTCTATGGATGTTTCCATCActaaccgccccccacccctcatgagggggatatttatttatttattttcttccaaTGGCACCACTTCCGGTGGATTCCGTCCGCCCCCCAGGACGAAGGAGGTGATCATCAACGGGCAGACGGTGAAGCTGAAGTACTGCTTCACCTGCAAGATTTTCAGGCCGCCGCGTGCCTCCCACTGCAGCCTGTGCGACAACTGCGTGGGTGAGTCTGTGAGggccagccagcagggggcactgtgggCCGTGTTCATAGCTCAAGGACCCTGCTTTAGTGCCTAATAGGGGAAACTCACTATTTTAGCACTTTTCGCTGTGGCAAAATATCCATCTGTATGAAATAGCTTTGTATAAAAGCAATGTATGTAGTAACGTGTGCGATTGCATGTCATAGCACACACCTGTCACACGTGTTCAGGTACGTGTAGCTGTGTCTTACCGCATGTACTTATGGCGTTGGTAGATGAGTAAAGTGCTGTTTTCTGAGACATGCCTGGATGCGCCACGTCGACGTCGTCGTGCGGTGGCTTAGCCGTGAAAGGCAGAGAATGGCCTCTGGATCCGTAAAGGACTTCCACCCTCACAGAAGCCCGGCGTGCTCTGGGTACATTTGGCGTAAACACACTGCGGTCCTGGAATTCTGTATGCTGGTGGGTCTATGTTTAGTAACGCGACTCGCGAGGTACAGGAGAGGCGTGTGGGTAGAGCGTCCCGGTTTGATGTGAGGCTCCCCCGCTCCAGATCTGCCCACggaattgtgggggggggggggcggactcTACATCCTCCTACCTCAATTATTAGGCAGGAAGGTTTCCAAGGTCCTGGGCATGATGTCACTGTGAGGAGTTTCTTATGGACTGACACCATGTTTTCCAGCCTTGGCTGGTTGCTCTTGAAGGCGACGTTaataatcaccatcatcattatTGCTAACAACAATTCCAGTGTCGTGAACTAAGGAACTGTCATCAGCCTTATTAAGTGTTTGAGTTGCCTTTTCTGGAATGTGTTCGCTTTTATAAATCAGAGCAGGATTATGGAAGCTCTGCTCTGTTACTTTCCCGTAAGCTGGTCCATCTAGTCAGTGCATCCAATTTACACGAGCTGCACCTCACGTCAGaatccttgtgccctgtgctttacAAGCATGCGCTTTCGTTGTGCTTCTTTATCTGTGAGGACTGCTTGGCCTGGAGAAAGGGGAGATCAGGCTGTCAGATGTTCCTCCCCCACACCTGACTGGATGTGGCAGGTTAAGGAGGGGCTTGGTTGTCAGCATAATCCTTCCTGGTATAAAACGACCTCTGGCGGCGCTAATACAGGTTGACGTGCAGGTTGAAACCCTCAGTACCTGAACGGCGTTAAAGCAGCGCTTAGAGCAGATTTTTGGAGCAGGTCACCATAGTTTATCATTTCTTTACCTCCTTTTAGTGCCAGGTGTTGGTGTCGGAGGCTATCCTCATTCTGATTAGAAAAGCACTCAGCCCAGAGCAGTTATCTGAGCGTGAAATGAACGTGGGCCTCTGCTCGTAATGGCCCGCTTCTGTCCTGCAGAACACCGTGTTGGGTTAACGGATGAGAGCAGAGTGTCGGGCGAATGGGGGTCAACTCGCTCAGGGTGAGGCAGGTTACAGTGCCGATCGTGTTCAGGTTCTGGGACTGACGTGGGGCTGTCATGTTCAGCCTGACAACGTTCATGATCCACGTACCAGCTGAGAGTTTGGATATTGAGATGGGGGTGTTCACCCAGTTGTCTTCACGTCTTGGTCGCTGCTCCTGCGAAACCTACACGAGTGATCGTTGGATGAAACACTGGGGCCAAATGGTGGCATGAAGCTCTTCCAGGTTTGTGAGCTTCCATCTGAGAAGACAAGAGCTTCCACTCTACCAGGCTTTCCTGATCTTGTCCAAAATCTGCTCATCCTCCACAGAACGGTTCGACCACCACTGTCCCTGGGTGGGCAACTGCGTGGGCAGGAGGAACTACCGCTTCTTCTACATGTTCATCCTCTCGCTGTCCTTCCTCACCATTTTCATCTTCGCCTTCGTCATCACGCACGTCATCCTGCGTAAGTAGACGCTTGACTCGACTGGTCGACAGACATTAAGTGGGGCTTGTGATGCGTTTGGTCCATGTACCTATGTATGCGGGATGAGAACAAAAGTGTGTGTTAGGTAGGAatttttgggggggtctggagtgAGCCCACTCAGTTCCATTCCTGATAGTTATTTGTAGTGCCCCTCCCAACATGGTTCCCCTAAAGCACTCGTATGTTAACtgaaggttgtaggttcaaatcccagttaCCTCTTGTCTCCCTGAGCCATGATACTTAACCCCAGTTCCAACCGAATCTACAGCTGTATCATTTCATTCTTGAGCCTCTCTCCTGGGAGCTCGTGGGGGGATGGGCGACCTTTGTTTTGCGTCCTCATGTCAGCATTTGTTTATCTTCCCGGTGCTGGTAACCTTTTGGGCAATTACGGCATTAATAAATTCGTCTAATGTAGCGCGCCGTCTGGCCTGTTGCCATGGCTCCTGGTTTTGGGGTAATATCAGGTCTGCCCCTCACCTCTTCCCCTCTGTTGTGTGTAAGGAAGGGATGCGTGCGGGAAGTAGAGGGTTCTGTCACCGGTTTCCTGAAGAGTCGTAGGTGGCCAGTTCGGTCAGGGATTCGGGTCCTAAGTCATTGGTGCTTCACCCTCTTATGGGGGCCTTTTCCTCTCCATGTGGCCACTGTAAAATGATGTAGTGAGAGTCCCGGGCCCAAGCAACAGGCTAGAGTGTGTGTTTGACTTTTGACATTGTCCTCTCCTCTTGTGCAGGGTCCCAAAGCATGGGCTTCCTCAGTGCCCTCAAGGACAGCCCTGCCAGATATCCTTGTCCAGCTTGtggaagtgtgtgtctgtgtctgtgtccgtgTCCATCCAAATCAGGCACTCACCAGGTCACCTTTGGGGCTACCACAGACCCCAGGGGCTACCACAGACCCCAGGGGCTACCACAGACCCCAGGGGCTACCACAGACCCCAGGGGCTACCACAGACCCCGGGTTCCCCTCATATCACATCCTCCCTTGGGGGCCTGCACCCCCATACTGTTCTCTATGTTCCTGCTGAGTCAGGAAGGACGTGCACTGTCACACCGTGTCCCTTCAAAGGGGACGTCTTCTTTGAGGGGCTGCTCCAGTCTCTGTCCTCGGGACTGTATACTGTTCCATTGGATCGCTTTTCtcgtttaaaataaaaataaaataatggagagtatcatgtatcatttttttttaaataaacatattgCAGTTTGAATTAGATGTAGTTTAGCTTTCTCAAATTTATCCCTGCTTAAGGCTTTTCATAGTAAGATGGTCCACTCGTTTTATCTTGAACCTGGAAAACGCGACATGATCCGGTGTTTTCCAGCCCCTCCGCCATTTCCTTCCTCCTCCGCCCAAAGATGTGCTTGTGTTTTGTTGACGGCCATCATTTCACCCCCAGCTCTGACTGGAAGTGCTGCAAAGGTCTGCTGTTTTGAGGGGGGTCGCGGACTCGCAGGCGTTCACTCACAGCGCTCATTTTTATCTATTTTTCTCTACTCCTGCATTTTTTGTGCTTATTTATaccttttttgggggggggggggggggttgagattGACTACCCAAGAAACGTTCCGAAATTAGATGTTCCGGCAATTTCCTGTGCAGCCCCTGCCGATGTTCTTAAGGATATGAATAGGAGCCCTCCTCAACAGAAAAttaccctcccccccaaatGATGCTGTTAGACAACCATGTGATCCCACCCTCCTGCTGCCGTCTTCGCTCGACAAGAGCCAGTTTTGTTGACTATCATAGAAGCGTCACATCTGTAGATATGATGTCTGTCTGGTGCCTTTAGGAGGTGACAGCAGGTGACTAGGCATGCAGGGTAGCAgctgcgtctgtctgtctgcgtttgtatgtctgtctgcgtttgtatgtctgtctgcgtatgtctgtctgtctgcgtttgtATGTCTGTTTGGGTGGGTGTCTTCTGCTCCCAGTATTTTGGAATCTCTCCCAGTTTGCGCGTCTGTTCCTCCCTGCCTTCCCTGTTGACGCGTCCTTGACTCTGCGGCACCGTGTTGGAGGTGGTGGTCTGCTTCTTCTCCGTGTGGTCCATCGTGGGCCTGTCTGGATTCCACACCTACCTGATAAGCTCCAATCAGACCACCAACGAAGACGTGAGTGTCACCCGGTGTTCTCTGTTCAAATTACGGGTTACTGTCACAGCGAGGGCTGTGTTAATCTGTAATGTACATCTGTAATTACAGGGTTAATAAGGTACCCACAAGGCTCAAAGTTTTTTATTCAGCTGTATTGTAATTACatatgaccttttttttttttttttaaattagtgCTTTCTGTGACTAATATTAGTGTGACTGAAAATAAGTATTCCTTCTGTATTATCCCACAAACTGAATTTCTATGTAGCCTAAATGTTCTTTCAATTGATTTTTCTCTCTCCTAACCCCCCTCCCAGATTAAGGGATCATGGTCATCGAAACGGGGCAAGGACAACTATAATCCTTACAGCTACGGAAACATCTTCAGTAACTGCTGCGCTGCTCTTTGTGGGCCACTGCCGCCCAGGTAATTCTCGCAGCTGGGTGACCTGTAGGAGGCGCCAATGGGCCGTTCTTCCCCTCCAGTGTCGACATGTACTGTACAGACGAGTTCACATACAGGTCACTGGAGTGCTGACCTGTCAGTTTACTGATGCTGTGGGAACTGAGCTTGACCAATCAGCATCGTTAATggctcagcatgtttttagtgAGCCAATTAAGTGGGGTGCCTGACCAATAGCGGGTGGGGATGGGTGGAGGTTTGTTTTCTAAATCGAGAGGAGCCCACACAGCCTTACAGTGCCCCTGTAGACTGAGCCTTCGTGGAGAATCATCGCATAAGTCCCTTAAGTGAGCATGTGAAGCACTTAACGctacacagacagagagattcGGTGTCGCTGACGACATCAACCCCCAGGTCATTTCTCACCTTTTCCTTGAAAAAGGCCGAACGTGCCTGGTGTTTACATGCTGTCTGCCTGTGCAGTTTGGCTGTCCTGAGAGACTATCAGGTGACCCTCCTCTGGGAGTAAAACTATACTCACAGCGCTCAGGTAGCCGAACAAGTGCCCCTGTTTCTGGCCGTTTTCTCAAGCGCCTCACCGTGGgaacactgggagcactgggagcGCTGTGGGACTTAAAGGGTCATTAATGATCATTAACACGCGGAGGTGGGTCGTATGATGCTGGTATGCATGATCTCACTCCAGTTTGTAAAACGAGGCCCCTGCTTAGCAATGTATACCTGAACCACACACAAGCACTACAGGTGGATGTCTTGGGCCGTGATtggccgtttttttttttttagatgccTGAGCTTGTAGTTCTAATGGCTGTGACCTCGGTCCCCTCTGTTTCCCCAGCCTAATCAACAGGAGGGGCTTCGTCCAGCCAGACACGCCCCAGCCCACCCCTCCGACCAATGGGATCACCATGTACGGGGCCACGCAGTCGCAGAGCCATATGGTGAGTTATGCTCCTCCCTCCTGCTGTGGACCAGCGTACTGACACTTGGGCCGCCTCAACCCCCAAGATGCCCAGTGGCATTTCTTCttttgaccccccccacccccatttgtGTGTCCGTTGCCTGTGCTGTAATTGGCCTGCGTTGAGACTGCATGCCCACTTAACCTGGAATCCTTATGCTAAAAGCTTCACTTACCGTTGCCCTTCGCCGTTGCCCTTCACCGACGCCCCCTGTGCAGCCTATccccaaaaataaacaaacccgTCGGACTCGCATGGTCACGCATATCTAGATAAGCCAGCCATAAGTGAAGGGGCGTGTCTGCTCAAGGTCGGCCGGGTTATTCGCATATCCGCTGCGTTTGTGCCCCGATGGAGAGCGATGTAGGCGGGCGAAGACGTGTGGCGCTCTGCTGTACCACTGTGACACCGTTCCCTGCCCAGGGGGAGGAAAGAAGGCATGAGGGGGAGAGTGGAATGCAGGTAGAGGGATGGAAAGGGGGTAAGGGGCAGaaaaaggaggagagggagggatggagagaaagggagaggggGACAGTGTCTGAAACTGGTCGAAAGGCACTGTCACCTTGGGATCACATGCAACAAATGTTACTTTCTGTTTGGCTGGTAGGTGGCTATTAACCCCGTTTAACTCGGTCAGCTATGAACTCCTCCGTCTGCCGGTGCGTCGTCCATTAATTCTATGTAAGGGGCCACCTTGGAGGGTGTTCTCTCTCACTACTCAGCGTGAGGAACGTGAGGTGTGGCGCGTAAATAagtctggccagcagatcgatctttcattttccccaGAATAAAAAAAACGATGTATCGTTGTCCCGCTAATAAGATCTGGCACGTTTCACCGCCGGCACCGACGGGAGACGCAGGCAAAAGCTATTCAGTCTTattgaggtacaaaaataatacCATCTGCTCTCCATTTTCTGCTCTTCTGCGTAGCTTCCATGTTCGCgccggtgcttgtggtcaagCAAGCAGCAAGTTTATCACTGCAAGCAGCAAGTTTATCACTGCAAGCAGCAAGTTTATCACTGCAAGCAGCAAGTTTATCACTGCAAGCAGCAAGTTTATCACTGCAAGCACCTCCTCAGTAGTGCCTCCGAGGCACTGAATCAGAGTCCTGATGatctcgctcacacacacatgcatacaaatACACACCAGTTCTCATTCTCTCTGGGTTTTTCACGTGATACATGACAATGTGGTCAGCCGCTATATTGGGGGGGGCATATTTGCAAGCCGCCCTGGTGCGCCTGGTTATAAAATTCTCGCACTGTCTCCAAAAATGGTCGCAGCCTGAAACCCTGTGGAACCACActttttgattttgatttttttctacaccacgtgacacacacacacacacacacacaagccagtGCAATGGATTGTCTCTGGGCACACGTTTTCCTTCTGGCCTCTATGACATGTTCGTGTAACGTTACGTTAGACAGCCAATCTCCTTATGTGTGCTTATTAGCTCACAGATGCTAAGATTTACCATTTGGATATTGGAATTTGGCTCCGAAACATAATTAATTTTTCGGTCCTCGATAGTATTGGAGCATTGTGGTCCGTACCCAGCCCTAGTCCCAAGGCTGAACCAGGTATTATGTcacattggtgggggggggttttaTTTGTCACTCATTTAAAACGTTTTCACAATGTTCTGCACGCTGCATTCCCCTAGTCCACTCGCCATGGCAACCGCTTCCACATGACCGTGGCTCTGATTCGTCGGTGTGATACGTAACTAAGGGAAGCGTGACACCTTTCTGTGGGTGGGGGCGTGGTTACAGTAAATAATGGTGACAGTAGTGCATTCCCATTGCTGGGCACCATGACCTTCAGCCACAGTAAGCTCTGAGTAAAAGATGCATGCctattgacccccccccccccaaaaggccaCTGGCACCCTCTTTAAGAATAACACCCTGTCTTGGCAGCTTACGGTGGCTTATGTGTGTTATGATCCCTCAAAGCTCGCTCGGATTTATCAGGGGCAGGAGAAGCTCGGGGCTCAGATGAGGCTCTGAATGTTCCGCTCGCGTCTGTTCGAGGGCCACAGAGGACCGTCACTGACAGCGTCTCGACCCACGGGGGCTAATTGAATTGCGTTTGCCTCGTTAACTCCGCCACCATGTCCTTACACGGTCCTGAAGATCGCCTTTGTTCAGAGACCTGGCAGCAGCCCCTGCGCTGCCGTGCTGCGGCGTATTTCATTCACGCGCGATAGTTCCGTGCAGTCGTACGCGGCCTTCCAAGGTCGCCCTGGTTACCAGCCATGCCAGCTTTCATTGGCCAAGTCTGAGGGGGTAGCTAACAATTGAGCTGGACAGACGTGCGAGCTGGCGGATGAGTAAGCGTGCAGTCACACCGCCGTGGACGCTGCTGCCGTGCGCGCGGGTGTTCTTCATCACTCCTGCTCTTgtctgccccctagtggcacgATGAGTAATTGACACTCCAGCCTCTCCTGGCCAACTCGCTCATCCTCATGTCGGCCTGCTGAAGTCCCGTCAAACTTCcggttttctttctttcctccCGTCTTCCCTTATGGTTGATTCGTTTTAATTGTAGCAATGTGTGAATTTTTGGAGTTTGAATaaagtttttgtattttgaaatgTGGGATTCCATTGCTGTTTTCTAGACAGGCCTTGTGTAATCGAGTAACATCCTTTAATGGGAAGATTCTGTCTTGCTGACTGGCTGATTTGTGCCAGATGACTCTACTTGGTTGAATGTTTTTGGCTGTTGGCATTTTAACTGGTTACTAACCACTTTTCTCCTTTCTCTTCCTTCatttgccccccctcccgcccccttCTCTGCCCCTGGTTCTTCTTACCCCCGTCCTTGTCTTGCATACCCTAACCCCATCATGCATCCCCCCCGCTGCCCCACCCCCGCCTTCAGTGTGACCAAGACCAGTGCATTCAGAGCACCAAATTCGTTTTGCAGGCCGCTGCCACGCCCTTGCTGCAGAGCGATCCCGTCGTCATGGGCGACGAGCCCTCGCTGCCGGGCCGGACCTCGCTGGGCACGGCATGTGCCGCGCTGCCCTTGGCCCAGCCCACACCCCCGACCTCCACGCCCAGCCTGAGCtgtgacacagacatgcacCCCCTGCGTGGCGACCACGTGCCCGAGGCCCACCACCACTTCCTGACCCCTGAGGAAGCACCGTCGCCCCCTGGCATGCTGCCCTGCGGCAGCCCGCTGGGTCACAGCCACACCATGCCCTTCTACAACCCCGCCAGCCAGGACTCCCTGCACGAGGACTCCGTCCGGGGGCTGGTGAAGCTCAGCTCCGTCTAGCCTGCCGCCTCCATCTGCCCCGTGCCACGCCCGCAGACACCCCCCTTCCGCCcaaatcaaccccccccccttgccaaAGCCCCATCTCAACAGACTGAGCCCCACTCAGCCAATACACTGCCAGTCCTCCCAGTCACACGGGTGGGGTGGGAATGTCAGTGGGTCAGCTGACCCTAAACTCGCCCCTCCCACATCTGCAGGGACCCGGATGGCGGTCCTGGGTTCCCAGGAAGGCGGGTGAAAGTGGCGATACCGACTGTGGACAGCAAGTGGCGCTGTGCCCTGTGAGAAGTGGTCAGAAGTGTAAAGCGACGCCATGctgcgcccccccctccccccccaacgcTCCTTTTCTGTGATGGATCTGGTGATGCTCTTTTATAACCCTCCCATGGCCGTTCTttggttttgtattttctttgtttttttgacaAATGATGCCCTTCGCCTTTTCTTGCTGCGATTTATCGTGGAGTGTCAAAGGTGATTCCGATAACTGCCGATACTGTGTTGTGTTGCATATCACTCAATCCGCCCCTCCATGTTTAATCGCGATATGGTATTGTGGTGTGCCATACCGGGACTGTGACCCACCCATACACACTTGTTATATTTCCTGTGGATATTAATAAAAAACCACAACTTTTTATTGCCAAACTACTCCAGTGGCATTGTGGAGTCTCTGAATTAAAATGTCTTTTGGCCCTCGTGACTGACCGGGGTTGAACCCGGCTGTCAAGGCGGCGGCAGGGTTGGTTACGGAGTCGGGGCCGTGCGTGGGAGATGATGCTCTTGGGTTTTGCCTTGGAGCACCGGAAATGTTCCGCTGCAGCCGTCAGCGGTCGGTGGCAGGTCGTGCCGCGTATTTTGATGTGT
Encoded proteins:
- the LOC111841883 gene encoding palmitoyltransferase ZDHHC14, translated to MHLGVSDPMRECEYSQISTRSSTPMESPHKKRIPRRKWQVFPGRNKFYCNGRIMMARQTGVFYLTLVLIVVTSGLFFAFDCPFLASSLSPAIPAVGGVLFLFVLGTLLRTSFSDPGVLPRATPDEAADLERQIGTANGTTSGGFRPPPRTKEVIINGQTVKLKYCFTCKIFRPPRASHCSLCDNCVERFDHHCPWVGNCVGRRNYRFFYMFILSLSFLTIFIFAFVITHVILRSQSMGFLSALKDSPASVLEVVVCFFSVWSIVGLSGFHTYLISSNQTTNEDIKGSWSSKRGKDNYNPYSYGNIFSNCCAALCGPLPPSLINRRGFVQPDTPQPTPPTNGITMYGATQSQSHMCDQDQCIQSTKFVLQAAATPLLQSDPVVMGDEPSLPGRTSLGTACAALPLAQPTPPTSTPSLSCDTDMHPLRGDHVPEAHHHFLTPEEAPSPPGMLPCGSPLGHSHTMPFYNPASQDSLHEDSVRGLVKLSSV